A window of Cryptomeria japonica chromosome 3, Sugi_1.0, whole genome shotgun sequence contains these coding sequences:
- the LOC131075247 gene encoding uncharacterized protein LOC131075247 — translation MPTWRWGSIEAVGVAIGRWRTEWPLAGQRSNGAARSRSSAGWSCQKSKTSTTIAGYGRWLGRQEPWGQSYSGVSGPELRKEAGLSDLSVRPLPAAPPSFSGRCRPGLRSPPAAAGPRLSFSAGRCPFPPVVVRSGDAPARPCHRSGEPPLPNCAPLHQAAPPPPGRCAAPPQQHLRLAQAPPPPGAPPTPPL, via the exons ATGCCTACGTGGCGGTGGGGCTCGATAGAAGCTGTTGGAGTGGCCATCGGGAGATGGCGAACGGAGTGGCCGCTGGCGGGGCAGAGGTCCAACGGAGCTGCCAGGAGTAGGTCGTCGGCAGGGTGGAGCTGCCAAAAGTCGAAGACCAGCACAACGATTGCAGGCTACGGAAGGTGGCTCGGGCGGCAGGAGCCATGGGGCCAGAGCTACAGCGGGGTGTCAGGGCCGGAACTCAGGAAGGAGGCCG GCCTGTCAGACCTGTCAGTCCGGCCCCTGCCAGCGGCCCCTCCATCCTTCTCCGGCCGCTGCCGGCCCGGTCTCCGGTCCCCACCGGCCGCTGCAGGTCCCCGGCTTTCTTTTTCCGCCGGCCGTTGTCCGTTTCCGCCAGTCGTTGTTCGCTCCGGCGACGCTCCGGCAAGACCCTGCCACCGCTCCGGCGAGCCACCTCTGCCCAACTGCGCTCCGCTCCACCAGGCTGCACCACCTCCGCCCGGCCGTTGCGCCGCTCCGCCCCAGCAACACCTCCGCCTGGCCCAAGCCCCACCTCCACCCGGAGCACCACCAacccctcctctctag